One genomic segment of Capricornis sumatraensis isolate serow.1 chromosome X, serow.2, whole genome shotgun sequence includes these proteins:
- the LOC138071286 gene encoding zinc finger protein 711-like isoform X2, with the protein MDPGGGSLGLHTSDSRMAHTMIMQDFAEVVHGPDIITETDVVTEGVIVPEAVLEADVAIEEDLEEDDGDHILTSELITETVRVPEQVFVADLVTGPDGHLEHVVQDCVSGVDSPTMVSEEVLVTNSDTETVIQAAGGVPGSTVTIKTEDDDDDDVKSTSEDYLMISCK; encoded by the exons ATGGATCCAGGTGGTGGAAGTCTTGGATTGCACACATCAGACTCTAGAATGGCCCATACCATGATTATGCAGGATTTTG CTGAAGTTGTCCATGGGCCTGATATCATCACTGAGACTGATGTAGTAACAGAAGGTGTAATTGTTCCTGAAGCTGTACTTGAGGCTGATGTTGCTATTGAAGAAGATTTAGAGGAAGATGATGGTGATCACATCTTGACGTCTGAGCTAATTACAGAAACTGTTAGAGTACCTGAGCAGGTTTTTGTGGCTGATCTTGTTACTGGTCCTGATGGACACTTGGAACATGTGGTCCAAGATTGTGTTTCAGGAGTTGACTCTCCCACAATGGTTTCAGAGGAGGTTCTTGTAACTAATTCAGATACAGAAACTGTGATTCAAGCAGCTGGTGGTGTTCCTGGTTCTACAGTTACTATTAAAactgaagatgatgatgatgatgatgtcaaGAGCACTTCTGAAGACTACTTAATGATATCTTGTAAGTGA
- the LOC138071286 gene encoding zinc finger protein 711-like isoform X1, with product MDPGGGSLGLHTSDSRMAHTMIMQDFVAGMTGTAHIDGDHIVVSVPEAVLVSDVVTDGGITLDHGLAAEVVHGPDIITETDVVTEGVIVPEAVLEADVAIEEDLEEDDGDHILTSELITETVRVPEQVFVADLVTGPDGHLEHVVQDCVSGVDSPTMVSEEVLVTNSDTETVIQAAGGVPGSTVTIKTEDDDDDDVKSTSEDYLMISCK from the exons ATGGATCCAGGTGGTGGAAGTCTTGGATTGCACACATCAGACTCTAGAATGGCCCATACCATGATTATGCAGGATTTTG TTGCTGGAATGACTGGTACTGCGCATATCGATGGAGACCATATTGTTGTTTCAGTTCCTGAGGCTGTATTAGTTTCTGATGTTGTCACAGATGGTGGGATAACTCTTGATCATGGCCTTGCAGCTGAAGTTGTCCATGGGCCTGATATCATCACTGAGACTGATGTAGTAACAGAAGGTGTAATTGTTCCTGAAGCTGTACTTGAGGCTGATGTTGCTATTGAAGAAGATTTAGAGGAAGATGATGGTGATCACATCTTGACGTCTGAGCTAATTACAGAAACTGTTAGAGTACCTGAGCAGGTTTTTGTGGCTGATCTTGTTACTGGTCCTGATGGACACTTGGAACATGTGGTCCAAGATTGTGTTTCAGGAGTTGACTCTCCCACAATGGTTTCAGAGGAGGTTCTTGTAACTAATTCAGATACAGAAACTGTGATTCAAGCAGCTGGTGGTGTTCCTGGTTCTACAGTTACTATTAAAactgaagatgatgatgatgatgatgtcaaGAGCACTTCTGAAGACTACTTAATGATATCTTGTAAGTGA